DNA sequence from the Phenylobacterium zucineum HLK1 genome:
ACCCGCGCCTGGCGGTAAAGCGCCAGTCCGACCGGTTGATGCTGGGGCGCGAGGGGCGCCAGGGCCTGCAGCTCGGCCTCGAGGTCCAGCGAGAAGACCTCCGCCGAGGCGTGATCGCCGCCATGCACGATGCGGTGCGCGACGATCGCGATTGGCTCGTCCTCGGTTTGGCCGTCAAGCCAGGCAAGGACGCGCGCCACGGCTGAAGCGTGCTCCGGTGCGTCGCCCGCGGCCGACCAGGACTCTTCGAGTAGGGTTTCCCCGCCGGCGTTCCGCACCGAAAGCCGCGCTTGGCCGTCAAGACCGTCGGCGAGGCCGCGCATCGTTTCCACCAGCTCGCCGCCGTCGCGCCGATAGAGGGCGAACTTCAGGCTCGAGGACCCGGCGTTCAGGGACAGGATCAGCTCGCTCACGGCTGGGCTCCTTCACTCGCCATCAGCGCCGCTACCGCACAAGAGGCGACCCGTGTGCGCTCCGCATCGGCGCGGCTGGTGAGGATGATGGGGACCCGCGCGCCGAGCGCCACGCCGGCTGCCTCCGCGCCGGCCAGGAAGAAGAGCTGCTTGGCCAGCACGTTGCCGGAGACCAGGTCAGGCGTGACGAGGATGTCGGCGCGCCCGGCGACCGCCGAACGGATGCCCTTGTCTTGCGCCGCTTGCGGACTGATGGCGTTGTCGAAGGCGAGCGGCCCGTCGATCAGCGCGCCGGAGATCTGACCTCGGTCCGCCATCTTGCAGAGCGCGGCGGCGTCGAGGGTGGATTGGATCTTGGCGTTGACGGTCTCCACTGCCGAGAGCACCGCCACCCTGGGGGTGCGGATGCCCATCACATGCGCCAGGTCGATGGCGTTCTGCACAATGTCGCGCTTGTCCTCGAGTGACGGGCTGATGTTGATCGCCGCGTCGGTGATGAGCAGCGGCCGCGGGTAGGCGGGGGCCTCGACGATATAGACATGGCTCACGCGCCGCTCCGTGCGCAGGCCGCGCGCGGGGTCGAGGACAGCGTGCATCAGCTCCTCCGTATGCAGCGACCCCTTCATCAGCAGCTGGGCTTGGCCGGCCCGAACCAGGGCGACAGCCTGGGCCGCCGCCGCATGGCTATGCGGCTCCGGAATGATCTGCACGCCGTGCAGATCTGCGCCAGCCGCCTCGGCGGCGCGGCGGATCTTGCCCTCGGGCCCCACCAGCAGCGGGGTGATGAAGCCGCGCTGCGCCGCCTCCAGAGCTGCGCCCAGCGAGGTCGCATCGCAGGGGTGCGCCACCGCTGTCGGAACAGGCGGCTTCCCGGCGCAGCGCTCCAGCAGCGCATCGAGCCATTGGCTGGGCGGCGGCTGGACGGCCTCCGTCTCCGCCTCGGGGTCCGCCTCGAAGAGGTTGTCGGCTTCGCACGGATGGATCGGGCTCAGAGCCAGCGCGGGCCAGTGGCCGGCGTGTTCCGGCGGCGAAAAGGTCACATAGAGCGTGTCCACAGCCTGAGCGGCCGCGAGGCCCTGGCTGAAGAGGTGGGCGGCCTCATAGGTCGCAAAGCCGAGGCCGCCGATCGGCAAAGGCCGCGGCAGGCGCGCCTCCAGCCCTGGTGACGCTGTGACATAGTAGTCATAGCCGCTCTGGCGGCGGTAGCGGCGGATCATCAGCCACGCCGCGCCGCCGTCGGGCTGGTCGTAGGCGGCGATCTCCACGCGTCTCACGACCTCGCCCCTCCTGCGCTCTGGGGCCCGGGCGCCGCATTGTCGTTGGCTTGGCCTTCGCGCGTTTCGGCGTCCAGGAGCTCGGCGTCGGCGTTGCGTTGCGCGGCCTCCCGCTCGAACAGCACCTGGAGGTTCTGGCGTTCGCTGAGGCCGTTGAAGTTCATCATCTGGCGCGCGTGACGCTGCCGCCAGAGGCTGTGCCGCTGGTCGCTTGTTAGGGAGGCGATCGCCGCGTCGTGTTCGCGGCGGATGTCGTCGGGTGTGACGGATCGCATGGTTCGAGGCATGTCATGCCCCAGCGGAGGAGCGGGCTCGGCGGCGCCGGCCTGCTGCCCGCCGGGAAGGTTAGGCGGCCTTACGCCGGGCGCGCTTCGGCTTCTCAAGGGCGGCGTCGTTGGCCGGCGCGCCGGGTGCCGCCGCCGCGCCGGAGGGCTGCGCCCTCGTGTTCGAGACCACCTCCGGCGTGCGGATGCCGATCCGGCGTGGCCTCACTGCCTCGGGCAGCTCGCGCTTCAGCTCGACGTTGAGCATGCCGTTGTCGTAAGTCGCCCGGCTGACGACGACGTAGTCGGCCAATTCAAAGCGCCGGTCGAACGCGCGAGTAGCGATGCCGCGGTGCAGATAGTGTCGCGGCTCGTCCGATCTCGCCTTGCGGCCGCTGATGGTCAACTGGTTGGGCTCGGCGACGAGTTCGAGCTCGTCCGGGCTGAAGCCGGCCACGGCGAAAGAGATGCGGTACTGGTCGTCCGCAAGCTTCTCGATGTCGTAGGGCGGATAGCTCGCCTCGTCCGGCATACGCATGGCGTTCTCCAAAGCGCCGATCAGGCGTTCGGCTCCGACCATGGAACCGTAGAGGGGCGAAAGGTTCAGGGCTTTCATCTCCAGTCCTCCTTGAAGCAACGTGGATATGACGCCGACTTGGCGACGGGCCGCGACCCAGCAGAGGCGCCGCGGCCTTGAGCTGGATTTAGGTCGAGGCGGGTCCCGCACAATCCCAATTCCGGAGAAGACAGGCTGGGAAAAAGGAGGCGGCAAGTCCCGGCGCAGGCGCTTTGCTGCGCAGCCTGCGCCGGCTTGCTCAAGAAGGATGCTCTGCCTTGGGAGGCGCGCGTTGAACTACTCTGTTCCAAGGCGGGTTCCAGAAACGCGCGGGCGTCGGAACGTGGGCGGCGGGGCCGCCGGTCGAGCGCCGCCTCATCACCACAGACAGCCGCTCGGTCAGCGCTCCGGGATGCGAAGATCGCGCAGGATCAGCCGCACGTCCTCGGCGCTCGCTTTGATGCGCTCGTGGTCGTCCGTGACCTCGATCCGCCGCGAGACGGCGGGCTTGAGCGCATGGCGAAGCACGCCCAAGGCGCGTGGCGGCGCCATCAGCACGAGCTTCTCGAATTCCCCGGCCGCGGCGCTGCGGTTGATCCGTTCGGCCACGCCTTCGAGGAAGCGCTTCTCGGCCGCCTCGGCCGGCGGCGCCTCCAGGACATTGTCGCGGCCGTAGCCCATGCGGTCGTTCACCGTCCCGCCATGCCTGCGCGCCCAGTGCCGGTCGTGCTCGTCGGCCTTCAAGGACCAGCTCGCAAGCTCGGCCAGGGGGCCGTGACGCCGGTGCTCGGCGAGGCCGCGCGCCTGAACGCCGTCGGCCAAGATGACGAGGGTCTCAATTCTGTCGGTCATCGCATCACTCCACTCAGCAAAGCACGACAGACGCCGCAGGCGCTCGCCTGCGGCGCCTCAGAGGCGGCTAGCGCGCGTAGACGCCCCGGATCACTTCGGTGATCAGGCCGGTGGCGATTGCCGCCAGCACGACGTCGTCGCCAACCCGAACCCAGTGGTGGCCCCGCGGCGGCTTGCGCAGATGCCGCGCGCGCCAGTCCACGATCACATAGGGTGGGCCGTAGTAGGCCGGCGGCAGTCGCTCGCCGACGATCCAGCGCCGCTCGATCCAGCCGGGCGGCGGGACATAGACTTCGCGGTAAACAGGCCAGTGCCGGCCGTGATAGACCCAGTAGCCCTCCCGGTGCGGGTGCGCCGACGCCACGGAGGCGCCGAACGTCAGCAACGCGGCCAGGGCCGCAGCCAAACGCTTCATCGACTCACCTCTCAAGATGATTCGGCCGCCGCAAAAGCGCGGCTGAAGGACGAGGTATCGCGCGCCGGCGGGCCTTCAAGACGGGCCGTGTTGCGCAGTGTTCGCCGCGCCCTAGCTGAAGGCTGTCAAGGGAGCTGCAAGGCGCCCCATCGCAGGTCCCGCCCGCGGCTCGCGCAATCCCAAGGAGGATCGGGGATGAGCGGCCTCATCGGGGCCGGCGATGTCGAAGCCGTTTGCATCTGGGGCTGGGTGTTCCCGAACGCCGCCACGCGTGCGGCGGCGGCGCGGAATGTCATTGAGAAAGACTCTCGGCTGCAGCTCTTCGACGAGCACGAGGCGCCCGCCTTGTTGGCGATCGCCTGGGAGCGAAGGGCCGCCTGTCCACAACGCAGAGCGGGCCTAGTTCGCAGGTGCGCAACGGATCGCCGTGTGGCGCGCGAAGCGCCCGGCTGCCTTGTGGTCGTTCGCCAGCCGCTGAAGGCCCAGGATCCCGCCGCTCGGCGGGACTGGGTGTCCACGGTGCTGCTGACCCTCGACGGCGACGCGACGCCCCCGGAAGGTCTGCTGACGGCCAACTTCTTCGCCGGCCGCGACGGCGCGTCCGTCTACAATCTCGCGGCCGCCATGGTCCGTATGGCAGCATCGGATTCTCAGACCTCTGGCGCGCCGCCCGCGAGCACTCCGCGAGCCGAGCACGAGGTCCGGCGATATGCCCGCCACGGGGCTCTGGTTTCCGCCTGAGCGGCCGGCCGCCGCGCCGTCTTCCGCGCCGGCCGCCGCGCTCTATATCGCCAGCATCGGGGGATCCTTTGGAAGGAGGATCGTTGGATGAAGACAAGGGTCTTGGCCGCCGCGGCGGCCTTGTTGATCGGGGTCGCTGCCACGCCGGCCGTTTCAGCCGACAAGCCGAGCCAGCCGCGGCAATGCTTTTGGAACCACCAGGTGAACAGCTTCGCCGCGCAGGGCGACCGCACCGTGAACCTGCGGGTGGGCGTCAAGGAATACTATCAGCTGGAGCTCTTCGGACCGTGTCCTGACGTGGACTGGACGCAGAAGATCGCCCTGATATCCCGCGGCGGCTCCACCATTTGCTCGGGCTTGGACGCGGAGATCGTTACGCCCTCCGTCATCGGCTCGCAGAAATGCATGGTCCGCAACGTGCGCAAACTCAGCCCCACGGAAGTGGCCGCGCTCCCCAAGGGCGCGAAGCCGTAACGCGTGCCTTAAGGCCCGCTCCTGATCGCGCGAGACGTCCATGAACAAGCAGACCCGCTTCCACGTCATCTACTGGATCATCGCCTTCTTCGGCGTGATCGCGATCCAGCACTACATCGGGGTCGCAACCCAGGTCGCGCAAATCCCCTATAGCCAGTTCCAGCAGCTGCTGCGGGACGGCAAGGTGGCGGAGGTCGGGGTCTCCGACCGCTTCATGCAGGGCCGCCTGAAGGAGCCCCTCGAAGGCAAGAAGGCCTTCGTCACCACGCGGGTCGAGCCCGAGCTCGCGCGCGAACTCCAGCAGCACGGCGTCACCTATACTGGCCAGGTCGAGAACACCTTCCTCCGGGACCTGCTCTCCTGGGTGATCCCGGTGCTGCTCTTCTTCGGCCTTTGGATGTACCTGGGGCAGAAGGCGGCCGGCGCGGGCGGCCTCATGCAGGTGGGCCGCAGCCGGGCGAAGATCTATGTCGAGGCCAACACCGGCGTCACCTTCGCCGACGTCGCGGGTGTCGACGAAGCCAAGGACGAGCTGCGCGAGATTATCGACTTCCTGAAGGACCCACAGGAGTATGGCCGCCTCGGCGGTCGCATGCCCAAGGGCGTGCTGCTGGTGGGGCCGCCCGGCACCGGCAAGACGCTGCTGGCCAAGGCTGTCGCCGGCGAGGCCAAGGTTCCCTTCTTCTCCATCTCCGGCTCGGAGTTCGTGGAGATGTTCGTGGGCGTGGGCGCCGCGCGGGTCCGCGACCTCTTCGAGCAGGCGCGCCAGAAGGCGCCCGCCATCATCTTCATCGACGAGCTGGACGCGCTCGGCCGGGCGCGCGGCCTCTACGCCTACGGCGGCCACGACGAAAAGGAGCAGACGCTCAATCAGCTGCTGGTCGAAATGGACGGTTTCGATTCCAGCACCGGCCTGGTGCTCCTCGCCGCCACCAACCGTCCCGAGATTCTCGATCCAGCGCTTCTGCGCGCCGGCCGGTTCGATCGCCAGGTCTTGGTGGACCGGCCCGACAAGAAGGGCCGGGTGGCGGTCCTGAAGGTGCATACCCGCAAGGTGAAGCTTGCGCCGGAAGTGGACCTCGAAAAGGTGGCGGCCCTTACCCCAGGGTTCACGGGGGCCGACCTTGCTAACCTGGTCAATGAGGCGGCCCTGCTGGCCACCCGCCGCGGCGCGGCCGCGATCACCATGCCCGACTTCAACGAGGCCGTGGAACGGATCATCGCCGGCCTGGAGAAGCGCAACCGCATCCTCAACCCGAGGGAACGGGAGGTGGTGGCGCACCATGAGATGGGTCACGCCCTCGTCGGCCTCGCGCTGCCTGGGGTGGATCAAGTGCATAAGGTCTCGATCATCCCGCGCGGGGTGGGCGCTCTCGGATACACCATCCAGCGCCCGACCGAGGACCGGTTCCTGATGACCCGCGAGGAGCTGGAGAATAAGATGTGCGCGCTGCTCGGCGGCCGGGCCGCGGAGTGGATCGTCTATGGCCGTCTCTCGACCGGAGCAGCCGACGACCTGCGCAAGGTCACCGACATCGCCCGCAGCATGGTCACGCGCTACGGCATGTCGAAACGGCTGGGTCCGGTCTCCTACGACCGGGAGCCGCGCTCGTTCCTCAGCCAGGGCGACGCGCCAGCGCCCTTCCTGCGCGAGAGGGACTTCGGCGAGGCGACGTCGGACGTAATCGACGAGGAGGTGCGCGCCATCGTCGAGGCGGCGTTCGCGCGCACGGTGGAGATTCTCGAGAGCCGCCGCGGCGCGCTCGAGCGCGGCGCCCGGCTCCTGCTCGAAAAGGAGACCTTGGATGAAACCGAGCTTGCGGAGCTCGCCGGCGCGCCGGACGGCGAGGCTCGCAGGTCGTCAGCGGGGTGAGAAGGAAACTGTAGGCCGGCGTCTGCGTTCAGCGCAGGCCAGCGCCGGAGGGGGCGCGGCGGCGCTTCGGAGCATGAACATGAAGGACGAACCTGTGAAGGCGGGCGTCACCCTCAGCGCGCCCGTAGAGCATGCATTTCGAGTGTTCACCGAGGGCATCGGCGACTGGTGGCCGAGGGCCAAAACCTTCTACCGTGACGACGTCGCCGGCATTGCCATCGAACCTCGCGCGGGCGGTCACTGGTATGAGGT
Encoded proteins:
- a CDS encoding host attachment protein, whose translation is MTDRIETLVILADGVQARGLAEHRRHGPLAELASWSLKADEHDRHWARRHGGTVNDRMGYGRDNVLEAPPAEAAEKRFLEGVAERINRSAAAGEFEKLVLMAPPRALGVLRHALKPAVSRRIEVTDDHERIKASAEDVRLILRDLRIPER
- a CDS encoding DUF6491 family protein; this translates as MKTRVLAAAAALLIGVAATPAVSADKPSQPRQCFWNHQVNSFAAQGDRTVNLRVGVKEYYQLELFGPCPDVDWTQKIALISRGGSTICSGLDAEIVTPSVIGSQKCMVRNVRKLSPTEVAALPKGAKP
- a CDS encoding Hsp20 family protein; this encodes MKALNLSPLYGSMVGAERLIGALENAMRMPDEASYPPYDIEKLADDQYRISFAVAGFSPDELELVAEPNQLTISGRKARSDEPRHYLHRGIATRAFDRRFELADYVVVSRATYDNGMLNVELKRELPEAVRPRRIGIRTPEVVSNTRAQPSGAAAAPGAPANDAALEKPKRARRKAA
- a CDS encoding RcnB family protein; translated protein: MKRLAAALAALLTFGASVASAHPHREGYWVYHGRHWPVYREVYVPPPGWIERRWIVGERLPPAYYGPPYVIVDWRARHLRKPPRGHHWVRVGDDVVLAAIATGLITEVIRGVYAR
- the ftsH gene encoding ATP-dependent zinc metalloprotease FtsH — translated: MNKQTRFHVIYWIIAFFGVIAIQHYIGVATQVAQIPYSQFQQLLRDGKVAEVGVSDRFMQGRLKEPLEGKKAFVTTRVEPELARELQQHGVTYTGQVENTFLRDLLSWVIPVLLFFGLWMYLGQKAAGAGGLMQVGRSRAKIYVEANTGVTFADVAGVDEAKDELREIIDFLKDPQEYGRLGGRMPKGVLLVGPPGTGKTLLAKAVAGEAKVPFFSISGSEFVEMFVGVGAARVRDLFEQARQKAPAIIFIDELDALGRARGLYAYGGHDEKEQTLNQLLVEMDGFDSSTGLVLLAATNRPEILDPALLRAGRFDRQVLVDRPDKKGRVAVLKVHTRKVKLAPEVDLEKVAALTPGFTGADLANLVNEAALLATRRGAAAITMPDFNEAVERIIAGLEKRNRILNPREREVVAHHEMGHALVGLALPGVDQVHKVSIIPRGVGALGYTIQRPTEDRFLMTREELENKMCALLGGRAAEWIVYGRLSTGAADDLRKVTDIARSMVTRYGMSKRLGPVSYDREPRSFLSQGDAPAPFLRERDFGEATSDVIDEEVRAIVEAAFARTVEILESRRGALERGARLLLEKETLDETELAELAGAPDGEARRSSAG
- a CDS encoding bifunctional enoyl-CoA hydratase/phosphate acetyltransferase codes for the protein MIRRYRRQSGYDYYVTASPGLEARLPRPLPIGGLGFATYEAAHLFSQGLAAAQAVDTLYVTFSPPEHAGHWPALALSPIHPCEADNLFEADPEAETEAVQPPPSQWLDALLERCAGKPPVPTAVAHPCDATSLGAALEAAQRGFITPLLVGPEGKIRRAAEAAGADLHGVQIIPEPHSHAAAAQAVALVRAGQAQLLMKGSLHTEELMHAVLDPARGLRTERRVSHVYIVEAPAYPRPLLITDAAINISPSLEDKRDIVQNAIDLAHVMGIRTPRVAVLSAVETVNAKIQSTLDAAALCKMADRGQISGALIDGPLAFDNAISPQAAQDKGIRSAVAGRADILVTPDLVSGNVLAKQLFFLAGAEAAGVALGARVPIILTSRADAERTRVASCAVAALMASEGAQP